DNA sequence from the Malus sylvestris chromosome 10, drMalSylv7.2, whole genome shotgun sequence genome:
tgtgccatacaacatcgctggccttattgccgtcctataaaattttcccttgagcttcagtggcctacgacggtcacacaacacgccggatgcgctcttacacttcatccatccagctcgtattctatggttgagatctccatctaattctccgttctcttacaagatagatcctaggtagcgaaaacggtcgctttttgtgatcttcgctagattgctccggtcattagtgtggataagtatataaatggatagagataggaaagcaaacaaaagatgtacgtggttcacccagattggctacgtccacggaatagaagagttctcattaattgtgaagggtttacacaagtacataggttcaagctctcctttagtgagtacaagtgaatgatttagtacaaatgacattaggaaatattgtgggagaatgatctcgtaatcacgaaacttctaagtatcagagtgtggtgtcgtcttgacttgccttaatagtctcataagtagatgtggcatcttctctggaagtacttttcctccatccaggggtggtatctttaactggtggagatgcacaaggtaatgtatcaatttcacttgaagcttacttgtagtttcaggcttggtcaagcgcgatacaaatcatgtagtaggagtcccccaagtcgccgagctagggggtctgctgaaagaggtgacagacaaggtaagcaatcagagctccgactgattgttcaccttctccccgtCTTGcaacagcatgaaggataaagagaagaaaaatgagaagagatgatatgagatacttttgcttttgaagaagtaactttccacaggcttattcttgaactgagctggagggttttctggtttcctccagagtataaggccgactgaagaatttgagggtcaaaacaagtccatcaaatctagagtacgttccaccctgctgatatgggatacttttgcttttgacagagtaatggatgtatcggcacgtgtgctgttacgcttgtctccacatgcttccttgtatccttcgcacttgccctatctgttcctcaagaagatgcggaatcttccctggaaacataagatgttgaagatgagtactcgagagcaatgccaggtaagtaatcaggtaaggggttccaggaagtcagttcctggctggaagcttgattccaagtgctgactgattgctctctttctccttgtcttacaggtaaaaacaaggccaaaggaaaagacagggaaaaagcatgatatgggatactcttgcttttaaccctgatgatatgagatattcttgctctagtatagcttgtttgcagaggtattatcggggggaaagaaagctgaatatttcgaaaggcttcgttgggagtgccctctcagatatgatgaagggttgagcatttttgcaggtctgcctgtccgttggggatggaggtcgacatatataggagtctccctaacaacaagtagtaatgctattcctttaccctgcttggtcatagcacggtagtgggagctgtcagtttcacatgttttaactctgtcagagcactttgaaaaagtggtctgtggtatctggctctcgagattcggagaacgatgcctcttcgatttttgagaaagcgatcatgctgggggtctggctctcgagattcggagagcagtgtctcttcgatttttgaggaagtaatcatgttgggagtctggctctcgagattcggagggcggtgcctcttcgattttggagcaagcaatcttgttgggagtgttgtctcgaatgtgagtaaaggttgggcatgtttgctagtctaccttgccacgaagcacaaaggttgacacacagggactttccaattatccagcaatggtactgttcctttaccctctcttcgattttgagaaagtagtcatgttgggagtctggctctcgagattcggaggacggtgcctcttcgattttggagcaagcaatcttgttgggagtgttttctcgaatgtgagtaaaggttgggcatgtttgctagtctaccttgccacgaagcacagaggttgacacacagggactttccaattatccagcagtggtactgttcctttacccttgtgggtaataatatggtagctagaccttcaaaatttatgtgtctaaactttgttagtgctgtttctttgctattcttttacctttcttggtcagagcgatttaatgggagctgcaagcttcacgtgctcaactttggcagagaactttggcaaagttatctgtggtacccatgagctattgttgcgtgtgggaagtgggtaattgaacagtaagatttatgtgctttctacttcaccagaaatcttcgatagaatgcccataatttctgcaaagctgagtgtgcgtgtgacaggtgctgacaaagctagaaaagtaggtgcctcttcgatttctgagatcggccctcgtggtctctgagcagcccagcttttgagaaagcgagcgcctcttcgattgattcggagaacgatgcctcatcgatttttgagaaagcaatcaggctgggggtctggctctcgaagattcggggagcagtgtctcttcgatttttgagaaagtaatcatgttgggagtctggctctcgagattcggaagacggtgcctcttcgattttggagcaagcaatcttgttgggagtgttttctcgaatgtgagtaaaggttgggcatgtttgctagtctaccttgccacgaagcacagaggttgacacacagggactttccaattatccagcaatggtactgttcctttaccctctcttcgatttttaataaagtagtcatgttgggagtctggctctcgagattcggaggacggtgcctcttcgattttggagcaagcaatcttattgggagtgttttctcgaatgtgagtaaaggttgggcatgtttgctagtctaccttgccacgaagcacagaggttgacacacagggactttccaattatccagcagtggtactgttcctttacccttgtgggtaataatatggtagctagaccttcaaaatttatgggtctaaactttgttagtgctgtttctttgctattcttttacccttcttggtcagagcgatgtagtgggagctgcaagcttcacgtgctcaaccttggcagagaactttggcaaagttatctgtggtacccatgagctattgttgcgtgtgggaagtgggtgattgaacagtaagattcatgtgttttctacttccccagaagtcttcgacagaatgcccataatttccgcaaagctgagtgtgcgtgtgacaggtgctgacaaggctggaaaagtaggtgcctcttcgatttttgagatcggccctcgtgatctctggggagcccagcttttgagaaagcgagcgcctcttcgatttctgagatcggccttcgtggtctttgagcagcccaacttttgagaaagcaaacgcctcttcgatttctgagatcaaccctcgtgatctctaagcagctcagcttttgagaaagcaaacgcctcttcgatttctgagcaggcgcctcttcgatttctgaagctccgtcgagtgcagatttttataggggctggcattaagttccaaagcacacttgaatctccaccagtagaagcttcattcttgcacttctaagatcttgatttgtccgacctcttctctcttcaacacctttgaaaatgtctggcccctccgaccgtcgttttgacttgaaccttgttgaagaggcagccccgccttctccagacaacatatggcgcccatccttcgtctcccctactggtcctcttaccgttggggattccgtgatgaagaatgatatgaccgctgcggtggtggccaggaaccttctcactcccaaagataacagactactttccaaacggtctgatgagttagctgttaaggattcgctggctctcagtgttcagtgtgcaggttctgtgtctaatatggcccaacgcctatttgctcgaacccgccaagttgaatcattggcggctgaagtgatgagtctcaaacaggagattagagggctcaagcatgagaataaacagttgcaccggctcgcacatgactatgctacaaacatgaagaggaagcttgaccagatgaaggaaactgatggtcaggttttacttgatcatcagagatttgtgggtttgttccaaaggcatttattgccttcgtcttctggggctgtaccgcgtaatgaagctccaaatgatcaacctctgatgcctcctccttctagggttctgtccagtactgaggctccaaatgatccccctccggtgccttctctttctggggctctaccgactgctgagacttctcctaagcaacctttgtgaaggctccctcttgtgtgtttattttgactcatgtatatgtacatatttgtagcttatcggggatatcaataaataagctttccttcatttcaacgtattgtgttaaatacaccaaagccttcttcgctaagttctttgaattttcttttgttgaagcttgtatgttgaagctttctgagtggagcatgtaggttggggtagtgttcccttaatttcccgagtgaggaaaacttctcagttggagacttgaaaaatccaagtcactgagtgggatcggctatatgaatcttagaacgccattgtgctcgatcctgtgtcatgtccttcgttagatccaagtactctaagtcttttcttagagtctcttccaaagttttcctaggtcttcctctaccccttcggccctgaacctctgtcccatagtcgcatcttctaatcggagcgtcagtaggccttctttgcacatgtccaaaccaccgtaaccgattttctctcatctttccttcaatttcggctactcctactttaccccggatatcctcattcctaatcttatcctttctcgtgtgcccacacatccaacgaagcatcctcatctccgctacacccattttgtgtacgtgttgatgtttcaccgcccaacattctgtgccatacagcatcgccggccttattgccgtcttataaaattttcccttgagcttcagtggcatacggcggtcacacaacacgccggatgcactcttccacttcatccatccagcttgtattctatggttgagatctccatctaattctccgttcttttgcaagatagatcctaggtaacgaaaacggtcgctctttggtatttcttgatctccgatcctcacccctaactcgttttggcctccatttgcactgaacttgcactccatatattctggctttgatcggcttaggcgaagacctttagattccaacacttctctccaaaggttaagctttgcatttaccccttcctgagtttcgtctatcaacactatatcgtctgcgaaaagcatacaccaaggaatatcatcttgaatatgtcctgttaactcatccattaccaacgcaaaaaggtaaggacttaaggatgagccttgatgtaatcctacagttatgggaaagctttcggtttgtccttcatgagttcttacggcagtctttgctccttcatacatatcctttatagcttggatatatgctactcgtactcctttcttctctaaaatcctccaaagaatgtctcttgggaccctatcatacgctttttccaaatctataaagaccatgtgtaaatcctttttcccatctctatatctttccatcaatcttcgtaagagatagattgcctccatggttgagcgccctggcatgaacccgaattggttgtccgaaacccgtgtctcttgcctcaatctatgctcaatcactctctcccagagcttcattgtatgactcattagcttaatacccctatagttcatgcaattttgtacgtcgcccttattcttgtagataggcaccaaagtgctcgttcgccactcatttggcatcttcttcgttttcaaaatcctattgaaaaggtcagtgagccatgttatacctgtctctcccaaaagtttccacacttcgattggtatatcgtctgggcctattgcttttttatgcttcatcttcttcaaagctacaaccacttcttccttccggattcgacgataaaaagagtagtttctacactcttctgagttactcaactcccctaaagaagcactcatttcatgtccttcattgaaaagattatgaaaataacttctccatctgtctttaaccgcgttctctgtagcaagaacctttccatcctcatccttgatgcacctcacttggtttaggtcccttgtcttcttttcccttgctctagatagtttatagatatccaactctccttctttggtatctagtcgtttatacatatcgtcgtaagccgctaacttagcttctctgacagctttcttcgcctcttgcttcgcttttctatacctttcaccattttcatcggtcctctccttgtataaggctttacaacattccttcttagccttcacctttgtttgtacctcctcattccaccaccaagattccttttggtgtggggcaaagcccttggactctcctaatacctcttttgctacttttcggatacaactagccatggaatcccacatttggctagcttccccctctctatcccacacacattgggtgattaccttctctttgaaaatggcttgtttttcttcttttagattccaccatctagtccttgggcacttccaagtcttgttcttttgtcttactcttttgatatgtacatccatcaccaacaagcgatgttgattagccacgctctctcctggtataactttgcaatccttacaagttatacgatcccctttcctcattagaagaaaatctatttgtgtttttgacgacccactcttgtaggtgatcacatgttcttctctcttcttaaagaaggtgttggctaagaagagatcatatgccattgcaaaatccaagatagcttccccatcctcgtttctctccccaaaaccatggccaccatgaaaacctccatagttgcctgtctccctgcccacgtgtccatttaaatctcctcctataaataacttctccgtctgagcaattccttgcaccaagtctccaagatcttcccaaaatttctccttcgaactcgtatccaaccctacttgaggtgcgtacgcactaatcacattgataagttcttgtcctattacaatcttgattgccatgattctatctcctaccctcttgacatctacaacatcttgtaccaaggtcttgtccacgatgatgccaacaccgtttctcgttctatttgtgcccgaataccaaagtttaaaccctgagttttctagatcctttgccttactaccaacccacttagtttcttgtaggcacataatatttatccttctcctcaccataacttccactacttccatagattttcccgttaaggttcctatattccacgttcctaaacgcattttgctctcttgaactctacccttctgtcctagcttcttcaccctcccccgtctaataggatcaaagtacttcttttgtgtgtcccgggtaaagttgataggagcatatgctcccaaacaactttgagtggagtcgttcgaaaagaagtttctatggcccccttgctcatttaacactgcatccgggtgccgatggagatacagcgacccttgctcacttatcactgtgctcgggccacacagcgcgccacttacgagtgacgccctagctttagcgcgattttgttctgaattcattttcataaggattcgacgtgatcatggagtgccggctgtcgactacctgacgccctccccctcctcctttatccgggcttgggaccggccatgtaagacataggcggagttgaaTCAAAAGcatgaaaatgattgaaaaaatGTAGAAGTCCTAAAAATAGATGTGAACAAGCAATACACAGAAGCACAATGAAAAACTGAAGAATGTGTTATGATAAAATTACCCCAGCAGGTGGAGTAGGATTTCGGTGAAACTTAGAACCACCGGGGGCCCAAGGAACTGCACAGGCAAGATGGAGAGGGGAGAAGATGAGACCATATAAAACCATTAGTAAAAAACATAATATGGAAAACACAGGGATTGATTAAGTAAAATAAAGATAGAACAAACCTATTAGAAGCTACAAAACCAAACTCTCAATTCAAGTTTTTATCTATGTACAAACGAGAACAAAGATATGGTTGTAGGGATAGGTTAATAGGGTGCCATAATATTGacacccaaaaaaataataataataatatgagCACCAAGCTAATCAGAGACAGACATAGACTACCACAGAGACACACATATAACTTTCTAAGCAATGATGATTTTGTTGCTCATCCAAAACAATTTCTCGAGCATAAGGTAGCTTAAACACACTACGAAAATTAGAGGTGAGCTGCCATCAAATCTAAAATGGTATCATACAAGCCAGTTCCAAAATCCTCTCTCACTAAACTACTACCCATATGAAAGCTTAAAAGACGTCAGAGCTTACAGGAAAAGTGAGGTCCAGAATATCAAACAAGAAACACAGAACCTAAAGACATATGCCCGGAAATTTATGAAAGCTGTTCCCTTGTTTTTCTAACTGGGGGCAAAAGCAATGAATTTATGCAAGTAAACTTGGCATTTTACGAAAGGGATTGTACCAATGTAAGGATCGGGATGGCGCCACTTATTGTAAGTGGCTTCGGCATTCGCTATGAGTCTATCAATGGTGTCAGGATCTTCCTGTAAATCCATACCAATCAAACAATCAATCAAAAGGGTACCTTAATTCATTagcaaaaaaatcaaaagggtACATTTATCCAATAACAGAAAATGCAGCCAAGCTAAATAATCAAAAATTTAAactgaatgaaaaaaaattcaaaagtaatcGAAtcgaaatggaaaaaaaaataataataacaacaataacaacaaaattTGGGGAAATTGAATAAAAGGGAAGAGACCAACCACATGCTTGTTGGTTTCGAACCTCTCGCGGAGGGCATCAgcctgaaaaacaaaaaataatcagaCAGCGATCGAAATTGAATGCAATGCAATGGTAGATGGATGGTTGTGATTGAATAATGAAGATTGGAAAGGGGGGCGGAGAGCGCGAGTACATCTGGGTAGAAGAGGTGGCGGTGAACGGCCCAGTTGAGAGTGTCTCTGAGGGCTCGCCTGTAGAGGATCCAAACCTTCTCCTTCTGAGCTGCTCGACGAGCTACGTACGCTGCTGTTGACACTCCgctcatctctttctctctctctctctctctctctctctctctctctctcccagcACTCTTTCGTTGTTTCAGGCCTTTCGTCAGATGAAATTTGGCGACGAAATGGCTGGCAAAACGAAGTCGTTTCCTTTCTGGGCTGAACGATCTTAACGTAATTGGGCTGGGCATATTGTACCAGGAACCGAAAACTCATCCGGATTCGAACCGGTCGATTTGGTTTTCTTGGGTTTTCGATATGAAACCAAACCTATTCTCTAATTATACGATTCGGGACCAGTTTTGAATACTTTGAAGGATATTACTATTCACACACATCTTTTTATCTCTTacatacttttattaatttttgtcaattgattttcttcaacTCATTTGACTAGACCGTCGAAAATTAAGAGGGGTGTGTGAAAGTTAAAAATAGATATGTAAATAGCACCATCATAATTTGAATCGTATCAACCGAACCAAATTGAACcgaatttttttaaattgattttttacGCGCCAAGCTTCTATTGGGTAAGGCCATACTTCTAGCATGGACTTGTCGAACCCAGATCTTCTTCGAATTTGCAAATACTAAgcctaaggatcaaatgatctaggccgttgaaatttgatcaaacggctacaattattataacttttagggGACCCCCTATTTGTTgatgttagatcaaatttcaacggtccagATCATTTGATTGTTAGGCTCAGTTTTTGTAGATCCGACAAAGATCTGGGTTCGGACTTGTCCACACTTCcaatcaaagaaaaaacaagCAAAGTGACTTTTCTATAACACAAGTGAACCATGACGGAAAGCCTTCCTACCTCCTCAATCATCCGCCCTTGTTCTAGTTCTTCGCCTCCTTCCTCAATCCCTTGTTCGAAGTTTGAACTTTCAACGTACTATAAGTCCACAACAATTAAAATTTCTGGGAATGCAATTGGGTTAAAATTATGGGTTTTGTGAAcccaaattaacaataaaactaTACCTTGGTACGGGCTAGTTTGATATTGTTTtgctttttaaaaaataaattatttatgctatgatatgagaataaacaactataaaataaagttgttgattgtttggtaaactttttttgtaaaagtgcttttaataataaaaaacagtgtttgagtgtttgataaacttttatgtaatgTGCTTTGAAtatattaaaaggaaaactaatgaaaatagcttgaaaactttgagttttaatgataaggacaaaataaaaggtaaagtgaatagtaccaggattgactttttagtgtaaaaatgtggtttttcgttaaagtgaacagtaccgagtacttttcgttaaagttcccattatTAAATGACTAAAAGAATGTGgtatttaatgtgatataatcAAAGACAATAATATAGGGGCaaagattgtaattttgtaaaacatgggggtatattttatgtttgaaaatttcattaaatgagcactAATTACTAtgatttgagaaaaaaaaacacttaatggcttttaaaaaaaattgttgtcatATAGGGACACAACACCTgtccaccactgtggtaaagggccacttgcGAGAGGTGgaggatgcaacacgaggacttcttAGGAGGTCACctatcctagtactactctcgcctaaactcgcttaacttcggagttctaatGGTATTCGATGCATACAGTTGTGTGTTCTTGCTTTTAGGTGGTTGTTCTCGCACAACTCGACGATGCGAAAATTTGGTTCTAACATAATTTTTCTAATCTTGTTTGCTTGTCCTACATCAGTGGTTTTCCAGCGTTGCTGGAGGTTGAAAAAGGTTATTCTTGTTCTGatgttagtgttttttttttcttgtttgtgtACTCGGAGTTTCTTTTATCCAAAATTGAAGCATACATGATTTAATTTGGTACATGATCTGATTTG
Encoded proteins:
- the LOC126584956 gene encoding NADH dehydrogenase [ubiquinone] 1 beta subcomplex subunit 9-like, giving the protein MSGVSTAAYVARRAAQKEKVWILYRRALRDTLNWAVHRHLFYPDADALRERFETNKHVEDPDTIDRLIANAEATYNKWRHPDPYIVPWAPGGSKFHRNPTPPAGIEIVYDYGKEDND